From Herbiconiux flava, one genomic window encodes:
- a CDS encoding DoxX family membrane protein, with product MDFMTSGVVLDVLRLLIAAVFVLMGVNHFVPRSARTMAAMMPPRMRGTGILAPLNLVYLTGACEIAGGLGLVFPPTRIAAGIALVVFLAAVFPANAYAATRRDRFGALAVPFVPRLIAQIVLAALILLVAFF from the coding sequence ATGGACTTCATGACGTCGGGCGTCGTCCTCGACGTGCTCCGCCTGCTGATCGCCGCCGTGTTCGTGCTCATGGGCGTGAACCACTTCGTGCCGCGCTCGGCCCGCACGATGGCCGCGATGATGCCGCCCCGGATGCGCGGGACGGGCATCCTGGCCCCGCTGAACCTGGTGTACCTCACCGGGGCCTGCGAGATCGCGGGCGGGCTGGGGCTCGTCTTCCCGCCGACGCGGATCGCGGCGGGAATCGCGCTCGTGGTCTTCCTCGCCGCGGTGTTCCCGGCGAACGCCTACGCGGCGACACGGCGCGACCGCTTCGGCGCCCTCGCCGTGCCGTTCGTGCCGCGGCTGATCGCGCAGATCGTGCTCGCGGCGCTGATCCTGCTGGTGGCCTTCTTCTGA